GGGCTTTCCCGCCGAGGTGTACTCCCGCTGGATGTTCAAGACGGCGTGAGGAGAAAGCATCACGTCCAGAACGTCCTGACGGTATTCGCCCATGCCCCCGAGAACGCCCGCAAAGGCCTCCTTGTCGGCAAAGGTGATCTTCTTTGACGAGATGGGCTTGACCATGGAGTACTGGGCCGCCTCCGGGGACATGTTCAACGCCGAGCCGGAACTCTGTTCCTCATCCTGGTTGATGGTCAGGGTCACGGCCACAGCATCCTGACCCTTGACATAGCGGGCGGCCAGGACCCGTGATCTGGGGATCAGCACACCCATCATCTTCTGTCCACCCATGTCGAGGCAGGTGGCCGTCCAGTCTATCAACCAGCCGGAGCCTTCGCCAAGGATCGGCAGAAGTTCCACCGGATTCGCATCAACGACGGACATCCCGCCGCAAGGCGTGCTGGTGTCGACGGTCAATTTCTTGGCCTCGACGGAGGTTATGGTCAAAATTATCAAAAAAACCAACACACATGAAAGATGAGTGCGCCTGAACATGAAAATTCTCCCATTGACAAAACGAGGTTATATGTATTTCCAACGAGCCCTCAACCAACGCCCGAAAAAATGACGTCAGGACACGATGGCGGTGCTCTGAGGGCACCGTTACGTTCCCGTCCTCCAGGGAATCGAGTTCGATTCATTGACGAAATGGAAGTGGGCGTCACCGGATACCCGGCCGTCGGCCGGAGGCGACAGAGGATTGTCGCGGAAGCTCCGAAAAAGTCCGATCAGGCCTTTTGAGGCTTTTTGGCCGTTCGGGCCTTGTCCATGGCCAGGACGACCTTGTTCATCAATTCCGTGGAATCAACGGACTTGACGACATAGTAATCCGCTGCGATGCTCTTGAGGTCCTGCTGGAAGCTATCGTAGGCGGTGCTCAGAATGACCGGAACATCGTTGCCCTGACTGCGGATCGTCTGAAGCAGATCCAGGCCCGAGACGTCGGCGCCCAGCTTGATGTCCAAGATGACCACGTCCGGCTCTTCCCGATCGAGAACGGCCAGAATGTCCTCGGTGCCGTCAGAGGTGGCCACGGAGTAGCCGGCCCCTTCCAGTTCCTCCTGATAGAGCATCCGAATGTGGAGTTCATCGTCGACGACGACAA
This is a stretch of genomic DNA from Deltaproteobacteria bacterium. It encodes these proteins:
- a CDS encoding response regulator yields the protein MNKGKIVVVDDELHIRMLYQEELEGAGYSVATSDGTEDILAVLDREEPDVVILDIKLGADVSGLDLLQTIRSQGNDVPVILSTAYDSFQQDLKSIAADYYVVKSVDSTELMNKVVLAMDKARTAKKPQKA